From the Candidatus Binatia bacterium genome, one window contains:
- a CDS encoding flippase-like domain-containing protein: MRLRYSASLLIRLGVSVGLVALIGRRVDLTAIGRAVESLSAVSLLVALGVAFLQKALCVQRWIWIQRQLGRGFGFWRGLHVSYGALCLGQAFPSFVGGDAYRAYWLYQEGHSGGAALRGVFLDRASAVVVLVFMLVAGVPWILIRFDDAGALSAIFAVLAGGLVGTVALFGGDAMPARWRRWRLLAEMATLSATARAVLLAPGTGSRVNGMSLAAHVAGAGALWMVARDMGLPVHLRDCLVLVPLVMLVSAVPLSIAGWGIRESVMVSVLPALGVETEAALVLSLVLGFVALFHGIVGAIPLAFGPVQLRAVRRAGLRRTVAGGPVAKGLPEAGVLTAP; encoded by the coding sequence ATGAGGCTGCGCTACTCCGCTTCTCTGCTGATCAGGCTGGGCGTCTCGGTTGGTCTCGTGGCGTTGATTGGCCGGCGAGTCGACCTGACGGCAATCGGCAGGGCAGTGGAATCGCTGAGTGCGGTCTCGCTTCTGGTCGCGCTCGGTGTGGCCTTCTTGCAGAAGGCGCTCTGTGTGCAGCGGTGGATCTGGATTCAGCGGCAGCTTGGCCGGGGGTTCGGGTTCTGGCGGGGTCTGCACGTATCGTACGGTGCGTTGTGTCTCGGGCAGGCGTTTCCGTCGTTCGTCGGGGGCGACGCTTACCGCGCTTACTGGTTGTATCAAGAGGGTCACTCGGGCGGAGCGGCCTTGCGGGGCGTGTTCCTCGATCGGGCAAGCGCCGTTGTCGTGCTGGTCTTCATGCTGGTTGCGGGCGTGCCGTGGATATTGATTCGGTTCGACGATGCCGGTGCGTTGAGCGCCATCTTCGCGGTTCTGGCCGGCGGTCTTGTCGGCACCGTGGCGCTCTTCGGCGGCGATGCCATGCCCGCGCGCTGGCGGCGCTGGCGGCTGCTGGCCGAGATGGCGACGTTGTCGGCAACGGCGCGTGCGGTGCTGCTGGCGCCGGGCACGGGTTCGCGGGTCAACGGCATGTCGCTGGCAGCGCACGTTGCCGGGGCCGGGGCGCTGTGGATGGTTGCGCGAGACATGGGCTTGCCGGTCCATCTGCGCGACTGCCTGGTGCTGGTGCCGCTGGTCATGCTGGTTTCGGCGGTGCCGCTCTCGATCGCCGGCTGGGGAATAAGGGAAAGCGTGATGGTGTCGGTTCTGCCGGCGCTCGGCGTCGAAACGGAGGCGGCGCTGGTGCTGTCGCTGGTGCTCGGGTTCGTGGCGCTGTTCCATGGCATCGTCGGGGCGATACCGCTGGCGTTCGGTCCCGTGCAACTGCGCGCGGTGCGGCGCGCCGGGTTGCGCCGTACCGTCGCAGGTGGGCCGGTGGCGAAGGGGCTCCCGGAGGCCGGCGTTCTCACCGCCCCCTGA
- the smpB gene encoding SsrA-binding protein SmpB, producing the protein MADTRERLAAQRDVAVNRRARHDYFIEETIEAGLVLTGSEVKSLRDGKAQLKDSYGRISRGEVFLFNAHINEYTPASRFGHDPRRTRKLLLHRREIERLGGKIKEKGLTLVPLRIYFKHGRAKVELGLGRGKKLYDKREAIKERETRREVERAVRGR; encoded by the coding sequence ATGGCCGACACCAGGGAACGTTTGGCTGCGCAGCGCGATGTCGCCGTGAATCGCCGGGCGCGGCACGATTACTTCATCGAGGAAACCATCGAGGCGGGGCTCGTGCTGACGGGCAGCGAGGTGAAATCGCTGCGTGACGGCAAGGCGCAGCTCAAGGACAGCTACGGGCGCATCAGTCGGGGCGAGGTATTCCTGTTCAACGCTCACATCAACGAGTACACACCGGCATCGCGCTTCGGCCACGATCCGCGCCGAACCCGCAAGCTGCTGCTGCACCGGCGCGAGATCGAGAGACTCGGCGGCAAGATCAAAGAGAAGGGACTGACTCTGGTGCCGCTGCGGATCTACTTCAAACACGGGCGCGCCAAGGTCGAACTCGGACTCGGTCGCGGCAAGAAACTCTACGACAAGCGCGAGGCCATTAAGGAGCGCGAGACCAGGCGCGAAGTCGAACGCGCCGTCAGGGGGCGGTGA